In Falco rusticolus isolate bFalRus1 chromosome 7, bFalRus1.pri, whole genome shotgun sequence, the DNA window taattttctcttcaatACAACCTTATAAATCCCATATAATGAGCTGCTAGGTGATGTGCCATTATGGAAACGTGTCTGATTTTTGCTGGTTTCAACCTCCAGTGCTAGGAATGAGTTGAAAAGAGAATGGTTCAGTTCACATTTTCTATGCCTCTGACTAACCGGACAGTCTCTTTCTGTTGTCAAGGCAGAAAGAGAGATGGACCGTGTCATTTGGTCTGTCTTCGTCTGAGAAAGAGAATCCTGTGAGGAACCAGACAGTGATATATAATATACTGGTGTGATTAACAAATGGTTACGTGagtaaaacaaatacatttttagagAGGGAAGCACTTGTTCAGCCAAGACCCCTGTCTGGATAATATTTTGTGTCAAGAATGGACCTGATGAATAAAATTCCTCAATTCTAGTATCTGAAATATCAACTGGAAAATGTAAAGTAAGGTTTAAATCTCCCTCAGCAGCGAGATTTTCAGAAGGaagcaagacaaaataaaaccatcaaGGAAAGTGTCTTGCTTAATATTAGGGACGTATACTGAACAAAAGGTAAATACTCTGCCTAGTAAACTTCTTTTAACCATTACCAATctcttttcttaatattttgttttaatttgaattaaaatattgtgtCAGGAAGCTGGCTAATATACTAGCAGTGGTACCTCATCTTTATGTTTtcttactattaaaaaaaaaaaagaagaaaagaaagaagagtcaGTATTAGCTGGAGAAAGgtacttccccccccccccccccccccaatctgGTAAGTGTATCTGAAACAAGACAATTCTGGACATGTATCACAGGTATAAATTTTGAAACTACAGAGCCAAGACAGTCCTCAGCTCCTCGGGGGCAATCTCGTGAAAAAGGACAATCCTGCGAAAAACGCATAGTATTACTTCACACTAAAACCCCTATGATTATCTTATATTCtctgcagtgaaagaaaaaaaagattcgTATTTCCCATGTAGTAAACCCCCAAATTATCTCATGCTTCTACCTGTGcattactgaaaacagtaacTTGTCatgaaaaatctcaaaaaatttaaacaaattataCTGATTGTAGTGATTTCTGTATAATTTGatatgcctttaaaaatacatagaaactCTAGTAAGTGCAACTGTTTATGTCTTAGTTGCAGTCTTCTCCAAGACATCTACTGATGTCTACGCTTCCTATTTCAGACTACTTTCTTCTCGTCTTGCTTACCGCATCATCCTCTACAGCTGTTGTATTCTTAGGGTTGCTCTGCATGTTCTTTTCCCACCATTCTTCCACTCTAATGCTCtgttattatttctgaaaagtaaacaaaacatatgcttttaattaaagaaagcTTCCTCCCCTGCCTTCTGTATGGAGTCCAGTCATTTAACTTCAAGGTACTCACTGTTGCAGCCATTGCTGCTTGTAGTCTCAACCAGGCTGGCACCACACTCCGAAGAACTTGTCCTTGGAATTGAAGCTTTCCTGAccataagaaacaaaaccacagacaacagggaggaaaaaaaaaaatcccacactcAGAGTGAAAAAAGTTATCAGAGAAGACATACATTAATTGAACGATGCTTCACTGCAAAAAGTGACATGGATCTTCAGCAATTACTTTCTAACACTGAACATTTTTGACAAGCACTTATTCaagggaaaagaacagagaTCAGCACTTGGAACTACATGACTTCTTCCCTAAAGCTAATGTTCCCGTTTGATTTCTCCAGTCTTTAAGCAATTAGTAGCTATCacaaaatgatttaatttttcattaactcTCAGCATTTGGAAGTGAAATATCAATAATGTGATATTTTCCACACCTTCTTGAGGAGAAACAGATCTGTTTAAGCAGGTCTgatctcttgctttctttttcgCTTTCTTTTAATAGTAATTAGGCATCTGCTCTCTTGAGACGAGTCATGAGCTGTTCTCCTTTCTGTCCAGTTTGTGTCCTGCGGTGATACAACTCCTCCACAAAGTCTGTCATCTTGGACAGCTTAAATGGCTTTATTCCTAGACCCTGTTGTTTTGGCTGGCTGAGTTCCTGTTCATCAATACGCACTTTACCTAGTTTGGCATTTCAACATGGACTTATAATAAAGTACAGAAAGGAACTGCaggtttattttagttttcccTAAGATTTTCTCTATTCCTCTAAGCTGTGTGTGTGGCATTCAGGCCTCTattgtttctaaataaaagcTGGCTTATGTGGATTCTATACTGATCAGCTACCTTATTCTTCCAGTAACCCTTGTGCAATATGTTTCTAGAGAAAGAAGGCCAGATGAACCTGTACTGATAGGTGAATTGCTTACAGCAAAATATGCCATTTGTTATGGCGTATTCAGTATATGCCttagtaaaaacaaaatagcaagGATTTTTGCATACTTCCCTGTTTTCCCCAGGTCAAAGTGATAGGCTTTATCGGTACCATTTGTTGGCAGGGTGTGTACGTGTGCTTGTGTCAAGACAGAGAGCGGCTAGATCTGGATTTGCTCTACCTCCAAACTCTCTGCTCTACTAACAGGATATGCAGCTCCTGGGCCTATTAGCTGCACAGAAGCCTACTCCAATCCAGgatggtttttttggtgttaaaTAGCAAATCGCTCTCAAAAAAACagttctgatttaaaaaaacccaaaacaacaacataGAGATATATATAAGTTTTACATTCATAATGTAAGTATTTTACTATCTTTATTAGTATTAGCTAAAATACAATTGCTGGCCTGATGCCGTATCTTCTAGTGAATCCCAATAGTTAGAAATAGCAACAGTTTTGTGTGCTGAGCTTTTACAGGAAGGTAGCAAACTGAACTGAGCATGCTCTTTAAAGATCAGGATTCCCCCTTTGACAGAGAAGCAACATTTATTGCCTGTGAAACAACACAGTCCTGGAGAAAACTTGATAAAGTAACATAGGAAGCTAACGTATTGAACTGgttttcacattaattttgGGTGTGGACAGTACTGTTCTTACGAATTTCTACAATATGATATAAAGTTGGTTTATAGGACTCACCTTTGAGGAGacacaaaagcatatttttttcttttcaaaaacatcCCTCattgttttttcagaaagtaaattaaAGCTACTCACTTTACTATCCGAATAATTATATTCTGTCAATCTGAGACTCGGTAAGATAGCTCTATAGTagcctttcctgcagcaggtTCCAGCAAATGAGACTACTGTTtatcttttccagttttaagaCGCCTTTTTTCATCACCAGTCCTTGACCACTCTCTCCCTCTTATTTCCCTCCATTCTCTGCTGTTCCTTTCACTTAAACCTtcagttcttttcctcttttgtgtTCTACTTATCATCACTGTCACCCTCTAGCCAtttcaaatactgtttcttCATTATCTCTGATTTCCTCTCTTTCTCATTGTAGGTTTGCTTTCCCAAACCATACCATCTTGATGAATCCTAGTAAATCAAATACAGCATGAAATCAGCCTAACAGCAGATTGTTGGcagactggaaaaaacaaatcctCGGCTGATAAAAATTTAATGACTCAGCTAAATATAAAAGGAGAATTCTCCCACTGTTCACCCAGAGCTTTTCCTATGCAGCCCTCTTTTATGGGTTACTTTCACCGTTACTTGTGATTTGGTTTTCTAAGCAGAGCAATGAAATCCTTTCTTTCTACCCGTGTACACTGAATGGATTTGTTTGTAGGGAGCATTCAATGCACGTGCACATGCCTGGTCCTGAAATCTGCCCCAAGCAacctgagaggaaaaaaacttggAAGGCGGGTGAAAGTGATGACagggacaagaaaaaaagagcactgATTTTCTAAATTCTAAAAGATGTGATGTATAATTTTAGGGATTCAATTACTGTATCCTAAATTGCGCTTAGTATCTCCTCTTCTGCATCTCTTCATATTGCATTACTGTTTATACTAAAACCACACTAGACTCCCCTGCTGGAAGAGCCACGGAAATGCTTACTAACACACAGTGTGGGGGAAAAAGCTCTCTGCTTTCTGATTCTGGATCAAACATATTGGTTAATACAGTGTAATAGTGGGAATTTCATAgcacaatatttttcttaacattttaaatgtaatatattcTATCAAATGGGCAAGTCAAGGATGATGTAAACTCTCTGCTAACCCTTAAAAGCCCCAGTTCCCTCCTCTTCCAGAATGTGATACAGGTGGTAGatttgtggggggaaaaaattacagcaatatTAATGATATCTGCTAGCAATAATCCTTGTTTATATAGCTGAAAAGAGGGGAGTAGATTAAAGTATCCTCTTGAGATTCCTCTTATATGTTGGTCACTTCAGTCAAGAGATAAGGACTTCTAGATGTAAAGAGTTTCTTTAATAGATGAGTTCTTTAGCAGATGACAGTGCTACATCAGCCTCTGGAGTGTAAAGGTAAGACAATTCAATTTTTAGCCAgttacattcttttctttacaCTAAAGAAGTTGATAGTGATTTTATGAGATTTCCCAGGTTGGCCTGGTATGTAAGATAGGTTCAAGAGCAACTATGTTAAGACTGAGTTGCTGCCCTTGttaattttctaataaaaaggCTCTACTACGTGTTCTGCCGGTTAGGTAAAGCTTGAGTAAATCGATCTTCTATAAAGAGAGTAGCTGAGGTTCATCTTCCAACTGTCTAATGAAAGACTTGCACAGACCTGTCACTGCTGTTAGTCTAAGCTTCTGTACTTTGCAGTGCAAGGCTCTGACCATAAAACTCAGCAGACTGTCCCCAGTCTTCCCCAAATTTTACTGTATGCAAGAGGACAAGGATCTTTTAACAGCTTACTCTCTGAATTCTCTGCTCTCTGAagcccttttttcctcttctcagaGACAGGCTTTACTTCTAAAGAAATACTCTCCATACCTCTGTGAGacttgaattaatttttctttagttatttAAAGCTGCATTCTGTTCTAATAACTTTATAGTaatttgcaaatgtttgttAGCGAACAAATGCTGCGGCATTCCACTGCTAAGACAagattaattaaataaaattactaagGTGGGGAGTAACCTTTACAacaagttttttttattaatacaaacTGTTTTATCAAAAGCTCTCCCATCTCTTCTAAATATATTCAGCTACGGGAAAAACTGGCATTCAATGGGTTTCCATGACAGCAGCTGAGGTAAAACTAGACCAGCTGTTCCAAAGGTTGCTCACTGAAAGGCACTGATCACAGAGGTTGATTTGGCATTGTGATTACAGGAGAGCAAAGAACAGAATTGCAAGAACCTTAGGTTATCATAACCAAGGAGAAATGCAGCAtaggaggcagaggaagaggctgCAATCCTGTGATGGCGGAGAAGTACAGGGGCTAGTAAGTTGCCTCATAAAGGCATAAATTAACAGTGTATGACAAAATGAGCTCTTACAAAAAGTAAACTCTAAAAACAAGAGGAGACATAAGAGGTTGACTTGTGTACATAAATGCAGCGAGTAAGTGAAGACAGtaagtttgtttgggtttggtgtgtAAGTGTACGGATATATGTACAGCATCAAATCGTTGACTTAATCCCAGTAACTGCTTCTGGGTTTCCAGTCAGTCCTAATGTGCCTGAAAGAACTGAAACCAAACCTGCAGCACTTGCTCTCTAGCACTGACATTTTCATGCTACTCAAACGTGGATCATCCTGGATAAATGAGTTAGCCCTCTGATTTATTCTAGATGTTAGTTAGCTAATAAACATCTACCTGAGATTATTCTTGAATTGTATTCTTTCCTTCATTCTCCTCTTTTAAACCAGGAGCTGTAAAGGAATTGGGAGCTAATGGCACCAGTTGGTTTGGCTGCCAATTCAATGCAGTGGACCAGTTTCTGATCCTTAAGCACTTTGGTaatttgcttctgcttctcaaTCTTTGGACAACGTAAAGGTTGactaatgttttaaaatgttagcaCTATCTCTAGGTAGACTGTAAAATCCCTCAGAAATGGGTGtactacatgtatttttttacaaaacaactATAGGTAGTAGCTAGAAAAGACACTGAGAAAACTAAAAGCCAGGAAGTAAACTATTACAAGCAACAAGTTAAAGACATCCACATTAATTATGCTGAATAACCATACAAACCTTATGGATAATTCATCACATACTTTTACATTCAAATAATCAGTACATGATTACCAGAAGAAATTTCTACTTGATTAAATAGCTTCAGCACTCTGAAGCACTTTTACCTGCAAAGGAAGTAGAATGCTCCAATTACAAGGACTCCTAGAAGAAGAAGTGAAGCCAAGAAAGCTGCGAACAGGTCACCTTTTGCTTGGGACTTGATGCTGGGCAGCAAAACTTCCTCGCAACGGGCTCCTGTGTAGTTCTCAATACACCTGGGAAACCAAGTGTTATTGGGATTACATGGTAATTTGTCATCTAATATGCAAAGCACAAAGGCTTCTTTTGGTCTTAAGTGGGGAGTGAACTTGTTATGGCATAATTCAACATTTATATTTGCTTCACAGCAAGCCTTATTATGGAATTTCCACTTGCCTCATATTTGTGGAACAAAGGGAATTGGGTACATTGGGCATCTAGTTTACATTCTGATCCATACTGCTTTTCTATATTAAACCatattttctgaatatattcATTGGATTAGTAATATACTTCACAGTGGTGTACTTTGCAGTTAAATCTGTCTCCTCCACTAgcatatttaattaattaaatccACTTCATTAGTGTTAACTGTGTCACCCCACTGTTTCTCGTAGAGCAGTCACGCATTCTTCTCCCCCTTTCATGTAACTTGCTAGCTGTCCTTTGAAGGGCTAGTACTGTCAGCTAAATAGATCAAGGAAATGGGAATTCATTGAGTCAGAGTACACCTTAAATTGCAGGAGTAGTTTGTGAGGTGTAACAATTCATGCCAGAACATGTTATGTGCTTGGTGAATGACCCTCTCCTGGAGAGAACTATAAAAGTCTTCCCCACCATGATAATTTTATGTATTGAGCTTCTGaaaatttcttctgaagaaagaCTTAAACTGAATGTGGTATTTTACCATGGTAAAATGTTAtgatattttatgaaaaataaataaaacgGCTTAGTAATTCATATTGAGTCAAAAATCGATAGGTTGAACCTAAACTGATCTTCATTTGTCTTATACTTTGCACTTACTCTGCTAAGTTTTCTTAAGGAATTTACTGCcttacagaaaatggaaagcacTTTATTCAGTAACTATATTCTGCATGTGTCTTTTATACATGTAAATTTGCTTCTCTCTAGTTGTATTACTAAAGATCTTGCTCCCTCTTGCTATTTCTGGCACTGAAGTCATAATAGTCTGTGACATAAGCAATTTCAGGCTCCAGCTGAGAAAAATGGGCTAAACTCCATAACATACTTGAAGTTCTCAACTGCCATTGGCAGCTGCAAAGTATAATTTCAGATGAGGGATAAGAAGGCGGAGTGGGGAGGAactagcaaaaaagaaagaagtctaGCGTATCTAAATAAGATAAATGGATCACAGTGAACATACCAAGATGCATGCTTGATGTGACTCCCAGCACCACTTTCTGTAGAATATGGACCTTCTGGTCTAAACTATTGTGCAAAGAATTACTACCATGTCTTTCAATTCTTTGCCTTTGGGaataaaatggaagatttaGACActagaaaaaagatttaattattATCGTATATAAAAGTTGTGCAACTGATCAAACAGCCACCATTTACTAAGGACACTTTTCAAAATGCCTATGTTTGACtgctgggagaaggaaggacTGCTCTGATTGCTTGAGATAATGTCCCAGATATTTACAGTAAGTATAGTGGCATTTCAGTGGCCTATTTCTGAAATAGTGTAGAATACTTTGAGAAGTGTAGTTTAGGGCATTGTTCTCTAGCAAGTGTGAGAGAAATGCTTTGAAGAACTGAATAGAATAACAGGGATAGAAAATGGGATATAAAATTCATAGAAGTATTGAATACCAATGAAAACTGGAGACTAATGCAAGGCTAAAATtatacaggaaggaaaaaaaacgGGTTTTTGCATCAAAGACTCATGGAAAAGTTCTAGAGAATGGGTGTAAAGGGAGTAAGTCAGTCgcctaaagagaaaaatgaagtagGAGGAAGAGAAGATAGTCCTAGATGAAGAGAGTTGCAAATAGGATTAGGTAAAAGGCTAGGATTAGAGAACTGTTGACATCCAGTAGAGTGCATGGAAGCCATATTCATATTCTGTGAAgaccatggggaaaaaagtgggaATGTGATGGCAGTGTAGCAAGAGGATCACTGAGATCGTGGCCACTTTCtactaaacagaaaatggaaCCAGATGCTTAAGGTAGCCACAAGCCCTCAAGAGCAGCCAGAAGGCCTAAGACTGTAAGGGGAAAACTATAGCCAGTATGAATCCAAGGTTATAGCAAAGGGAAACAGACATACCCTAAAAAAGCAcatgcaaaactgaaacatgTTAGATGCTGAACCTATTAATTCTTCCtggataaaacaaaaaaaagttttagaaacaTGTTTTCCATGACTTGCCAGTTAGTATCTGTTAGTAACAGACAGTATCTGTTTAACTGTGTTCAACGGATTGAGGATTGCAAAGCTACCTTCACTTTCTCTAGGCTGACTTGTTGACACACTTGCTGGAAGCGATTCCATGCTGTGTTGAAAATACTGTCGTATAACCTAAAAATTATGGAGGTTTTCATAGCAGCAGCAACAATGAGATGAGCTATATCTTGgttgtatttaaataaacaaaattatagCTCATGTGAGCCTACCACCAGTCTCTGCTACAGTTAgggcacttctgaaaatccagATGTTCAAATATTGGCTTGCACAAGCTTTTATGAAGTCATTGGTGCTGGTGTACAAACAGGTGAAGGACTATGTCAAATATAGAAGCAACCGATGCTTTAAGACGACCAAGAGAGGGAGAGGTTTCTACCCTAAGTCCTTTCCTAAAATtggtgggaaagaaaataagcagacTTCAGGACTTAGCAGTGGAACTCCCTCAGAAGATGTGCTTATCGTGTTGCATTAGGAGGGTTCGAGTAATTTCCGTGGAGTTACATACACAGTGACTGCAAGCCAGACAGAAAAGTAGCCTCTAACAAGCATGTGGGCTATGAACATAATCCAGGCAGATGGTATCTACATAGTGTCTCCTAGAGGTAGTCAGTCTTACTATACACAGCCTTAAAAATAAGTAGCAACTCATAGTTTATCTTGTTTGTAACAGATGCCTAAAAGTAGAGCACAAGCTAAACATGACACATTTGCAGTTGCACATATGGCAGGCAACTGTGCTTTGTACTTGAGTGAATGAGTGCAAAAACCAGAGAAGCCTGCTTCTAGGCTATAGTAAGAGAAAGTTAAGCTAATTAAGTCTTGTGGTCACTACGCCAGGTGTTGCTGTTGCACAACATCATCTATATGGTGTTTGCCTGCTGTTTCAGCACATGCTGTGTGTTGGCTTTAAATGATCCTACTATGTAGCATTCCAgagttgatttttaaaatgggaaaaaaaggtcatTCCTCCTCtaagaaattataattttgaaTTCGATCAGACTTAAAAGAGAACAGCCTTCAAATGTTTGAGGAAAAGCTGTGAGACCAGAAACTCCCATTTTCAGATGACATCCAGATTTCTGCTTTCCTAGATGCCTGCACACACGCCCACACCTCTTGTCAGATGAGATGAGCCAGCCTTAACTGTTGTATACAAACGTAGTATAGGAGCTGTGCTGGACACAAAACACTAATGCAATACAGGTAAACAGAAATCCACAGCCTCTTTCAACATAGGATATTAATCAAAATGAACTGTATTAGCATCAATGCAAGGCAGAAGGAAATAGATGGCACTGGATAAGATGTCAGGAGATGACCAGTGGGTCTGCAATTATATGGATCCTTTACAATCTAATCAGTTACTAAAATGTAAGCATAACAGCCCCCTTATAAGAAGGCATTACTGCTGTCTCATTTGCAGATGCAGTTCATGAGACAGTACAAGTGATCTACTGCCTGTCTGATTTAGGTAAGAAGGTaaggtttctttctcttccagacTCTGAGGTGGGTGTCATAAGCAAGTATCTGacagactttaaaaatagaagtagGATTTGAGTCAAATATGCACAGCCTCCCATTGCTTAGTATTACACTACAGGCGTTTtcacttcaggttttgtttattcttcttttttatcaGGGAAAAGCTGATGCTTCACGGtataaaaattacttgcatGTAAATACAGAACTCCAAgcaggaaaaagctgaaaaattatcTGCTTGTCAATACAATTCAGATTACATGGCTGATAGCTTCAAAAAATCACCATAATCTTCAGTCTGTAGCAGGGTCCTAAATATTGTCCAGATCTATACACTATAAGGGCATCTAATAGgtatgaaaaagaatttaaagcCAAAGTGAATAAGCAATAGCAGAATTAATTGGAAGCCCtaagcagcttttttaaaagttctgtgTTCAGATGAGCTTCAAAACTGTTACTCTGAAGTTGTATTCACATACAGAGTAAAATAAGAATGCTACTACTGGAGAGAAATTGAAAGAATGGGTTATTTCCCCCTAGAACTCCCTTAGCTATGTGTTTATGTGGCAAGCTTTACAGTATCTGGTAATTCTGCTCACATACTTTTCAAACACATAACCTagtgttgcattttattttttatgtcccattaaaaataaatcttaatgACTCACTTTTTTTGTCTATACTTTTGGTGCATAGTCTTAACTTTTGTTCCTACCATTCAAGCTAAAAGCAGAATTGAAAAATACTAATTGGACACTTTGTTTCCAGAAGAGCCTGGGGTGTATGAAAGTTTAGTTTTAggggcagagaaagaagaaaagcccaGATGAGTGGGAAGCCCTTCACTGGCAACTTGCAGCATGTATATTCTGAAGGCTTATGGCACAGCAAGTACACCACTTGTAGGGAcgtttaaaaagaaaatgaaggaccCATCTTGGAGAAGGAGCCAGACAAGGATGGGGTATACAGAAAGTCAC includes these proteins:
- the NRG4 gene encoding pro-neuregulin-4, membrane-bound isoform isoform X3, producing MRTDHEELCGTSYGSFCLNGGICYMIPTVSSPFCRCIENYTGARCEEVLLPSIKSQAKGDLFAAFLASLLLLGVLVIGAFYFLCRNNNRALEWKNGGKRTCRATLRIQQL
- the NRG4 gene encoding pro-neuregulin-4, membrane-bound isoform isoform X1, which translates into the protein MRTDHEELCGTSYGSFCLNGGICYMIPTVSSPFCRCIENYTGARCEEVLLPSIKSQAKGDLFAAFLASLLLLGVLVIGAFYFLCRKASIPRTSSSECGASLVETTSSNGCNKIITEH
- the NRG4 gene encoding pro-neuregulin-4, membrane-bound isoform isoform X2 — encoded protein: MRTDHEELCGTSYGSFCLNGGICYMIPTVSSPFCRCIENYTGARCEEVLLPSIKSQAKGDLFAAFLASLLLLGVLVIGAFYFLCRSGKLQFQGQVLRSVVPAWLRLQAAMAATK